The following coding sequences lie in one Paraburkholderia largidicola genomic window:
- a CDS encoding response regulator transcription factor: protein MVPGPSSTSIKRNGEGKPSVVYVIDDDESIRYVLNGLVRSVGLHVETFESPKDFLAFPKYDAPSCLILDVRLRGESGLAFQQEAHRCGVRMPILFITAHGDIEMTVKAMKAGALDFFAKPFRDQDMLDAIAHALKRDAERRESEHALATLQESYESLTQREREVMKFVVAGMLNKQIAYELHLSEITVKIHRGQVMKKMASRSLPDLVRKAEALAIDQRQTSAN, encoded by the coding sequence ATGGTTCCAGGACCGAGTTCGACTTCAATCAAAAGAAATGGCGAAGGCAAGCCGTCAGTCGTGTATGTCATCGACGACGATGAATCGATCCGGTATGTGTTGAATGGCCTGGTGCGGTCGGTGGGTTTGCATGTGGAGACGTTCGAGTCACCGAAAGACTTTCTCGCGTTTCCCAAGTACGACGCACCCAGTTGCCTGATCCTCGATGTCAGGTTACGAGGCGAGAGCGGTCTGGCTTTCCAGCAGGAAGCGCACCGCTGCGGTGTGCGCATGCCGATCCTGTTCATCACGGCCCATGGTGACATCGAGATGACGGTCAAGGCGATGAAGGCGGGTGCGCTGGATTTTTTCGCCAAACCATTCCGCGATCAGGACATGCTCGACGCGATCGCTCACGCACTCAAGCGCGACGCCGAGCGCCGCGAGTCGGAGCACGCATTGGCAACGCTGCAAGAGTCGTATGAATCGCTGACGCAACGCGAGCGCGAAGTGATGAAGTTCGTGGTGGCCGGCATGTTGAACAAGCAGATTGCCTATGAGCTGCATCTGAGCGAAATCACCGTGAAGATTCATCGTGGGCAGGTGATGAAGAAAATGGCGTCGCGCTCGCTTCCCGACCTCGTTCGAAAAGCAGAGGCGCTTGCCATCGATCAACGGCAGACGAGTGCGAACTGA
- a CDS encoding AEC family transporter yields the protein MLDRIVGPLLPVAFVIVLGFIAGKRKRLNHSDSLLISRLVLGWIFPALLLVGMASTPRSQLFDFRLILATFIGIMGMYTVALLLGWWRYRELKAATLKGFVNGYPDAAFMGIPILQAMFGAGSIYSVLILNLIASLVMIPLTTMLLTVASGEGSGMQAFLASIKSAVRRPLMWAPALGIVCSLLQIKFPPVLAESFNLLGKATPGVSLLCLGLIMSSVKLKLSSEVWANLGLKLLIHPLLMFAATVLLGVHGLYAQQMILLCALPSATIPAMFANEAGAYQSEAATSILISTVLSIVTFSAAIYLVDGGLAAA from the coding sequence ATGTTAGACAGGATTGTGGGTCCGCTTTTACCCGTTGCATTTGTGATCGTGCTCGGCTTTATCGCCGGCAAGCGAAAACGTCTGAATCATTCGGACAGTCTGCTCATCAGCCGGCTGGTGCTCGGCTGGATCTTCCCGGCGCTGCTGCTGGTCGGCATGGCGAGCACGCCGCGCTCGCAGCTGTTCGACTTCAGACTGATTCTCGCGACGTTCATCGGCATCATGGGGATGTACACCGTTGCGCTGCTGCTCGGCTGGTGGCGCTATCGCGAACTGAAGGCGGCGACGCTCAAGGGCTTCGTCAACGGCTATCCCGATGCCGCGTTCATGGGCATTCCAATCCTGCAGGCGATGTTCGGTGCTGGCAGCATCTATTCGGTGCTCATTCTCAATCTGATCGCAAGCCTCGTGATGATCCCGCTGACCACCATGCTGTTGACGGTCGCAAGCGGAGAAGGAAGCGGCATGCAGGCGTTTCTGGCCAGCATCAAGAGCGCGGTGCGCCGCCCGTTGATGTGGGCGCCGGCGCTTGGCATCGTCTGCTCGCTGCTGCAGATCAAGTTTCCGCCCGTACTCGCCGAATCCTTCAATCTGCTCGGCAAGGCAACGCCTGGCGTTTCGCTGCTTTGCCTCGGGTTGATCATGTCGTCGGTCAAGCTGAAGCTGTCGAGCGAAGTCTGGGCGAACCTCGGGCTCAAGCTGCTGATTCATCCGCTGTTGATGTTCGCGGCGACTGTCCTGCTCGGCGTGCATGGCCTCTACGCGCAACAGATGATCCTGCTGTGCGCGCTGCCGTCCGCGACCATTCCCGCGATGTTCGCCAACGAAGCGGGCGCGTATCAAAGCGAAGCCGCGACGTCGATTCTCATCAGCACGGTGCTGTCGATCGTCACGTTCTCGGCGGCTATTTATCTGGTCGATGGCGGCCTCGCCGCAGCATAA
- a CDS encoding mandelate racemase/muconate lactonizing enzyme family protein — protein MKIASIETIPLRIPFTTGGPSAGGVWGPKDLQVVDSLVVKVTTDDGTVGWGETFGFTAIPAVKLVIDGILAPELIGRDVALREKSMFELQKKFHVFGRSGAFIYGLSAIDIALWDIAGKVANQPVHQLLGGAEATSLACYASLIRYADPELVARNVRRAVDSGYRHLKLHEVTVETVRAAREAAGPDIEITLDVNCPWTVREALDMTGQFRPFNLRWIEEPVWPPENYAGLATVRRQGGIPVAAGENASTLMDFQHLLEAGSVDFIQPSPAKMGGITELQKVFALANAHNVTVMVHTFYDGPGLLASVHASAALGGPKSLIEWRYFDLEAQLYGDAIIPRNGRIDVPQGPGLGIEPNPDVIRDYRINL, from the coding sequence ATGAAAATCGCCAGCATCGAAACCATTCCCCTGCGCATTCCCTTTACGACGGGCGGACCGTCGGCGGGCGGCGTGTGGGGACCCAAAGACCTGCAAGTGGTCGACTCGCTCGTCGTCAAGGTCACCACGGACGACGGCACCGTCGGCTGGGGTGAAACCTTCGGCTTCACGGCGATCCCCGCCGTGAAGCTCGTCATCGACGGGATACTTGCGCCCGAACTGATTGGCCGCGACGTCGCGCTGCGCGAGAAGTCGATGTTCGAGTTGCAGAAGAAATTCCACGTGTTCGGCCGCAGCGGCGCGTTTATCTACGGCCTGTCGGCGATCGATATCGCGCTGTGGGACATCGCGGGCAAGGTGGCGAACCAGCCGGTTCATCAACTGCTGGGCGGCGCCGAGGCGACCTCGCTGGCGTGTTACGCGAGCCTGATCCGCTATGCCGACCCCGAACTGGTCGCGCGCAACGTGCGGCGGGCGGTGGACAGCGGCTACCGACACTTGAAGCTCCATGAAGTCACCGTCGAAACCGTGCGCGCCGCGCGCGAAGCGGCGGGTCCCGACATCGAAATCACGCTCGACGTCAATTGCCCGTGGACGGTTCGCGAAGCGCTCGACATGACCGGGCAATTCCGCCCGTTCAATCTGCGCTGGATCGAAGAGCCCGTGTGGCCGCCCGAAAACTACGCGGGTCTCGCCACCGTGCGCAGGCAAGGCGGCATTCCCGTCGCGGCAGGCGAAAACGCGTCGACGTTGATGGACTTTCAGCATCTCCTCGAAGCCGGTTCCGTCGATTTCATCCAGCCCAGCCCCGCGAAGATGGGCGGCATCACGGAACTGCAAAAGGTCTTTGCATTGGCGAATGCGCACAACGTGACTGTCATGGTCCACACCTTCTACGACGGACCCGGCCTGCTTGCCAGCGTGCACGCCAGCGCAGCGCTTGGTGGCCCGAAGTCGCTGATCGAATGGCGCTACTTCGATCTCGAAGCACAGCTCTACGGCGACGCCATCATTCCGCGCAATGGCCGCATCGACGTACCTCAAGGCCCCGGCCTCGGCATCGAGCCGAACCCCGATGTGATTCGCGACTATCGCATCAACCTTTAA
- a CDS encoding alpha/beta fold hydrolase — protein MMERFGIRSLFGLLLTAAISSAPASGQTWHESRVSYRVANVDGLSIFYREAGPRDAPTVLLLHGFPSSSRMFEPLLKRLGDQYHLVAPDFPGFGHSDAPAPTSFAYTFDHIAAVMNRFVETLGLKSYVIYMQDYGGPVGFRVAIAHPERVNALIIQNAVAHEDGLGPLWNTRRAFWADRQANQAAVEQNLMSLQAAKQRHIGSSPDVQSYDPDLWTDEYAFLSRPGQREIQSDLFYDYRTNVASYPRWQAWLQKTQPRTLVVWGRYDPSFLPAEAEAYRRDLPKAEIHVLDAGHFALDEKPDEIAELMRGFLAAKNQ, from the coding sequence ATGATGGAAAGGTTTGGAATCCGCTCGTTATTCGGCTTGTTGCTGACTGCTGCGATCAGCAGTGCGCCGGCGTCGGGTCAGACATGGCACGAGAGCCGCGTGTCGTACCGGGTCGCAAACGTGGATGGGTTGTCCATCTTTTATCGCGAAGCCGGTCCACGCGATGCGCCCACGGTTCTTCTGCTGCACGGCTTTCCTTCCTCGTCTCGCATGTTCGAGCCGTTGTTGAAGCGGCTAGGCGACCAGTATCATCTGGTCGCGCCGGACTTCCCCGGCTTCGGGCATAGCGATGCACCTGCGCCCACGAGCTTCGCCTACACGTTCGACCATATCGCGGCCGTGATGAACCGGTTCGTCGAGACGCTCGGACTCAAGTCGTATGTGATCTATATGCAGGACTATGGCGGGCCAGTCGGATTTCGCGTGGCGATCGCGCACCCCGAGCGCGTGAATGCGCTGATCATCCAGAACGCCGTCGCGCACGAGGATGGGCTCGGGCCGCTATGGAACACCCGCCGCGCGTTCTGGGCCGACCGTCAGGCAAACCAGGCAGCCGTCGAGCAAAACCTGATGTCGTTGCAGGCGGCGAAGCAGCGCCACATTGGCTCGAGTCCTGACGTGCAGTCATACGATCCCGATCTATGGACGGACGAATACGCGTTCCTGAGCCGACCCGGCCAGCGTGAAATTCAAAGCGATCTCTTCTACGACTATCGAACTAACGTCGCATCCTATCCGCGCTGGCAAGCATGGCTGCAAAAGACACAGCCGAGAACGCTCGTCGTGTGGGGCCGTTACGATCCGTCGTTCCTGCCGGCGGAAGCAGAGGCGTATCGGCGCGATCTTCCAAAGGCGGAGATTCACGTTCTCGATGCGGGACATTTCGCCCTCGACGAAAAGCCCGATGAAATCGCCGAGCTAATGCGCGGTTTTCTTGCAGCTAAAAACCAATAA
- a CDS encoding GlcG/HbpS family heme-binding protein, which translates to MKFPLSFALFCSLSFTCMPMHAQQQPQPGYHYTLPTSLAVEAAEEAIRVCEQKQYWVTATVVDMDGVPQVVIRGDHATVHTGESSFRKAFTVVTLGPEFGFDRSSGFFELVKTSPYAPQLATVHNVIALPGAVAFKAGGEMVGALGIGGAPGGDKDEVCAAAGVAKVANRLPH; encoded by the coding sequence ATGAAATTCCCTTTGTCGTTCGCGTTATTTTGCAGCCTGTCGTTCACGTGTATGCCGATGCATGCGCAACAGCAGCCTCAGCCCGGCTATCACTACACGTTGCCGACCAGTCTTGCCGTCGAGGCAGCGGAAGAAGCCATTCGCGTGTGCGAACAGAAGCAGTACTGGGTGACCGCGACGGTAGTCGATATGGATGGTGTGCCGCAAGTCGTGATCCGCGGCGATCACGCAACGGTGCACACGGGCGAATCGAGCTTCAGAAAAGCATTTACTGTCGTGACGCTGGGACCGGAATTCGGCTTCGACCGTTCGAGCGGATTCTTCGAGCTGGTTAAAACGAGTCCTTACGCGCCGCAACTCGCAACGGTTCACAACGTGATTGCGTTGCCGGGTGCTGTGGCGTTCAAGGCGGGCGGCGAGATGGTGGGCGCGCTGGGAATCGGCGGGGCGCCAGGCGGGGATAAGGATGAAGTGTGTGCGGCTGCGGGTGTCGCTAAAGTGGCGAACCGGCTGCCGCACTGA